The following is a genomic window from Rhodoferax sp. PAMC 29310.
GTTGTCCAGCACTTACAACAATTTTTATGAATTCGGGACCGACAAGGCGGATCCAGCGCGCAACGCCCACGCCCTGAAAACCACCCCATGGACCGTCGAAGTGGAGGGCTTGGTCAAGAACCCCGCTAAATATGCACTTGAAGATTTAATCAAGTTGAGTGCGTTGGAAGAAAGAATCTACCGACTTCGGTGCGTTGAGGGCTGGTCCATGGTGATTCCTTGGGTCGGCTACTCACTGAGTGAGCTCATCAAAAAGGTTCAACCCTTGGGCAGCGCGAAATACATCGAGTTCGTGACTCAAGCGGATCCGAAGACCATGCCCGGCATCGGCTCCCGAGTATTGGATTGGCCTTATGTAGAAGGCTTGCGAATGGACGAGGCAATGCACCCACTGACGCTCTTGAGCTTCGGTATGTATGGGGAAGTGTTGCCCAATCAAAGCGGTGCGCCAGTCCGATTGGTCGTACCTTGGAAATATGGGTTCAAAAGTGGCAAGAGCTTGGTCAAAATCCGGTTCACGGATCGGCAACCGGCGACGGCATGGAACAAAGCCGCCGCCAATGAATACGGGTTCTACTCCAACGTCAATCCCAACGTGGATCATCCCCGCTGGAGCCAAGCCACGGAGCGTCGAATCGGCGAGGATGGCCTGTTTACCAAGAAGCGGCCTACGGCCATGTTCAATGGTTATGAATCGCAAGTAGGCCAGCTGTATGCAGGAATGGATCTAAAGAAGCTTTTCTGATGGCTACATTGCCCAAAAAAGGGCTGTTGCATCCGGCAGCCAAGCCTTTGGTGTTTTTGTTGTGTTTGATGCCGTTGTGTTGGTTGGTGTACGCTGCAATCGCCAATCAATTAGGGGCCAACCCGGCTGAGGCGCTGATCCGGTCAACCGGTGATTGGACCTTGCGATTTTTGTGTCTGGTCCTGACTGTTACACCGCTTCGTATCATCGCAAAAGTTCCAGCATTGGCTCGTTATAGACGCATGTTGGGATTGTTTGTCTATTTTTATGGTTTCTTGCACCTATTGAGCTACGGCTGGTTGGAGATGAGCTTGGATCCTTCCGCTATTGTGAAGGACATTATTAAGAGACCGTTTATTTTGGTGGGTTTTGCCTCGATGCTCTTGTTGACCGCATTGGCTGCGACCTCTTTTAATCGAGCCATCCGCGCCTTGGGCGGCAAGCGATGGCAGCAATTGCATCGTCTGGTTTACATCGTTGCCGCATTGGCTTTGTTGCATTTTTTCTGGATGCGCTCGGGAAAAAATGACTATGCTGAGGTTATTGTTTATGCCGTGATTCTTGGCGCTTTGTTGGGCTGGCGGCTGATTAGAATTTTGATGATAAAAGGTCACAGCCCAAGTATTGGGAGTGCATATAGCTATAAAAATAATAGCAAATGATTTAGTTCAATAAAATGAGGTGGTTTCGGAGGCCGTTGGCAATAGTGAAGCGGCGGAAATTCGATAGGCCAATGGCGTTTGACTACCAGCCCCAGCGGCAAATGCGCGAGATGGACCGAGCGTCACGACGCCGATTCACGTCGCCCCCGCAATCACATCTGTTCGGATGAGCCGTTGATCCGACTTTCTGGACCTATTGATGGGTTGGACCTGTCCATCTTGACATCAGACGCCGGTTTGTCTGTGTTCTTCGTCGGCAAATACAGTGCTCCCTGCTGACCGCAGGCAGTTAGAAAGACCGCGCTGGCGCCTATCGCGGCAACGCTGATTAAAATTCTCTGAAAATTTAACATGGTGAAATTGTAATGAACGACTCAGATTTTCTCGACAAAGCCGAATCCCTGCTGAAGGCCGTTGAGCACAGTTGTGATCGAATCAACGACGCCTCACTGGCCGACATTGACAATCAACGCGTTGGCGGCATGGTCACTTTGGTTTTTCCCAATCAAAGCCAAATCATCATCAACCTGCAAAAACCATTGCACGAAGTCTGGTTGGCCGCCAAAGCCGGCGGGTTTCACTATAAATTTGACTCAGACCAGTGGATGGACACCAAAGGGCAGGGTGAATTTTTTAGCTGCTTGTCACGCTTTGCCAGTGAGCAGGCGGAAAACCCACTGGTTTTTTCCGCGTAGTCAGTTTCGAAACAGGTCCAAAATGCGCCTTCTCTCCTCAGGAGGAGATGCGATGACACCATTGAGCTGGGAGCCGGGCATATTTT
Proteins encoded in this region:
- the cyaY gene encoding iron donor protein CyaY, which encodes MNDSDFLDKAESLLKAVEHSCDRINDASLADIDNQRVGGMVTLVFPNQSQIIINLQKPLHEVWLAAKAGGFHYKFDSDQWMDTKGQGEFFSCLSRFASEQAENPLVFSA
- a CDS encoding lipoprotein gives rise to the protein MLNFQRILISVAAIGASAVFLTACGQQGALYLPTKNTDKPASDVKMDRSNPSIGPESRINGSSEQM
- a CDS encoding sulfite oxidase heme-binding subunit YedZ; the encoded protein is MATLPKKGLLHPAAKPLVFLLCLMPLCWLVYAAIANQLGANPAEALIRSTGDWTLRFLCLVLTVTPLRIIAKVPALARYRRMLGLFVYFYGFLHLLSYGWLEMSLDPSAIVKDIIKRPFILVGFASMLLLTALAATSFNRAIRALGGKRWQQLHRLVYIVAALALLHFFWMRSGKNDYAEVIVYAVILGALLGWRLIRILMIKGHSPSIGSAYSYKNNSK
- the msrP gene encoding protein-methionine-sulfoxide reductase catalytic subunit MsrP — encoded protein: MLIKTGNSGFSHALSSEITTQSVYQQRRQLIRLMAGGAAGAALGLMAAREAHAQSPGKLAALSFERSRLPGAVIIDKVTDYKLSSTYNNFYEFGTDKADPARNAHALKTTPWTVEVEGLVKNPAKYALEDLIKLSALEERIYRLRCVEGWSMVIPWVGYSLSELIKKVQPLGSAKYIEFVTQADPKTMPGIGSRVLDWPYVEGLRMDEAMHPLTLLSFGMYGEVLPNQSGAPVRLVVPWKYGFKSGKSLVKIRFTDRQPATAWNKAAANEYGFYSNVNPNVDHPRWSQATERRIGEDGLFTKKRPTAMFNGYESQVGQLYAGMDLKKLF